The Coleofasciculaceae cyanobacterium sequence GGCGAGTTTATGCTTCTCGATTGGTTAAAAGAAGGATTAAATGTTCCTACTGCGGTAAAAAGAGGTCTATATACGGTCGAGAATAGATTAGCGATCAAAGTTATCGGTGAATTATCAAAAGTGGATGCTCAAAAATTAGAAGGTTCTTTGCAAAGCTGGCTAGGGTTATGATTTGAAGCTTAAAGATGCTTAGATAGACGCAAAGCGATCGCCCTACCTCGATTTTTTTCATACATAAATGCGATCGCACTTGCAATCCATCACCCTGAAACACCATTCAACCATTCCCCCAAAATTGGGGGCGAAAACCAATAGCCCCCTTGCATCCCCCAAGTATGGGGGACTTTTAGTTTAACTGCCTACCCGCAAAATCTAGTCTCAAAGCGATCGCACTTGCAATCCATCAGCCTGAAACACCATTCAACTATTCCCCCAGAATTGGGGGCTAGGGGGCAAAACGCGATCGCCTTTTCCATTCATCAGCCTAAAACACCATTCAACTATTCCCCCCAGAATTGGGGGGCTAGCCCTAAAGGATTCCCTAAAGGGTACACCTTCGGATAAGCTTCGCGTCGGGGGCTAGGGGCTAGGGGCTAGGGGGGCAAAACAGCAGCTTGTCTTATTTCTGCAATCACCTGGGGTAAATTATTTAATACCTGTTCGTTACTAAATCTCAACACTCTGTAACCATATTCGGCTAACTTATTAGTTCTGGCGCGATCGTAATCAATTTGTTGATCGTGAATTTCTCCATCGACTTCCACAACTAACTTACAAGCAGCACAATAAAAATCCAAAATAAAATTACCTACAGGATGCTGACAGCGAAACCGTAATCCTTCTAATTGTTTATTCCTTAATGCAGACCATAAATAAGCTTCTGCTGGAGTTAAGTTCTTTCTTAGTCTCCGTGCAGCTTCTTCTATCTCTGCTGTTGTACCGCGAATTCTGGGTTTGTGGTTCATTGTTGATTTGCCCCCTAAATCCCCCAATTCTGGGGGACTTTTAGTTTAACTTCTA is a genomic window containing:
- a CDS encoding type II toxin-antitoxin system PemK/MazF family toxin, whose protein sequence is MPNYSKNNIILVRYPFSDLSNSKVRPAVVVSTAHASQDIIVVPLTSKTTKLLSGEFMLLDWLKEGLNVPTAVKRGLYTVENRLAIKVIGELSKVDAQKLEGSLQSWLGL
- a CDS encoding endonuclease domain-containing protein — encoded protein: MNHKPRIRGTTAEIEEAARRLRKNLTPAEAYLWSALRNKQLEGLRFRCQHPVGNFILDFYCAACKLVVEVDGEIHDQQIDYDRARTNKLAEYGYRVLRFSNEQVLNNLPQVIAEIRQAAVLPP